From a region of the Sminthopsis crassicaudata isolate SCR6 chromosome 6, ASM4859323v1, whole genome shotgun sequence genome:
- the MRGPRD gene encoding mas-related G-protein coupled receptor member D — MMVTIAATTNSTEGENVTPLGIVAIIVLLCLCGLAGNGTIIWLLRFGIKKNPYSIYILNLAIADFLFLFCMALSHVLNRPEFGPLSQTISEAFKRIRYLAYTLGLSLLATISTQRCLSVLFPIWYRCHRPQHLSPLVCAVLWLLAILENLVAICFCVIQKENKNPCQKVDLFYVVMIFGVFTPAMCISGLILFIKVRRISPKRRPARLYTIILVTILVFLICALPLAIHWFILYWLKMSERPKMIFFDVAKIFSCVNSTANPIIYFMVGSQRDKRVQEPLRVRLVRALGDEETSPTEMVELRSDHHGAQDGHGDTNEKLPGVTARYGDPQPI; from the coding sequence ATGATGGTGACAATAGCAGCGACCACCAACTCCACTGAGGGAGAGAATGTGACCCCTCTGGGAATAGTCGCCATCATTGTGTTGCTGTGCCTGTGTGGCCTGGCAGGGAATGGGACCATCATCTGGTTGCTCAGGTTCGGCATAAAGAAGAACCCCTATTCTATCTACATTCTTAACCTGGCCATCGCtgacttcctcttcctcttctgcaTGGCTCTCTCACATGTTCTTAACAGGCCTGAGTTTGGTCCCTTGTCCCAGACTATTTCTGAGGCCTTTAAAAGAATAAGGTACCTTGCGTACACCCTGGGGCTGAGCCTGCTGGCCACCATCAGCACTCAGCGCTGCCTCTCTGTTCTCTTCCCCATCTGGTACCGATGTCACCGTCCCCAGCATCTGTCTCCCCTGGTGTGTGCAGTACTGTGGCTTCTGGCCATCCTGGAGAATCTGGTAGCTATCTGTTTCTGTGTTatccaaaaggaaaataagaatccATGTCAAAAAGTAGACTTGTTTTATGTGGTTATGATTTTTGGGGTCTTCACCCCGGCGATGTGTATATCTGGCTTGATCCTGTTCATCAAAGTCCGGAGGATCTCCCCAAAACGCCGCCCGGCAAGGCTCTACACCATCATCCTGGTCACTATCTTAGTGTTCCTCATCTGTGCCCTCCCCCTTGCAATCCACTGGTTTATTCTTTACTGGCTCAAAATGAGCGAGAGaccaaaaatgattttctttgatGTGGCTAAAATATTCTCTTGTGTGAACAGCACAGCCAACCCCATCATTTACTTCATGGTTGGGAGTCAGAGGGACAAAAGGGTTCAGGAGCCCCTCAGGGTCAGGCTTGTGAGGGCTCTGGGAGATGAAGAGACATCCCCCACAGAAATGGTGGAGCTGAGATCGGACCATCACGGGGCTCAGGATGGACATGGGGACACAAATGAGAAACTCCCAGGGGTAACTGCCAGATATGGAGATCCCCAGCCCATCTGA